aggttttgaaaaaaaaaaatttggttttagTATTTCGAAGCTACCTTGTTCGTTGTCGTACTCGTCTTGGTAATCATTGAACTTTAGAGGTTCTTTCAAATCAAACTAAATATTGATTCTCTCATTAGAGAGATCATTCATCATTGTCAAAGCTTTAGTTGATGAAATCAAAGAACACAACTCAGAATCAATAGATGAATAGTCCATAATTTTCGGTCGACTTAAAGTCGGTTCAAAAAATTCGTGTTTGTTGTCATTGACATACATGTCGTTGATATGCTCATGTCCCATAATGGTGAACTCCATTCGGGGATCTGTGTTAATGGGTACTCCTTATTCGAACAAATATTTTACTGTTTGAATATGAAGGGTAAGTATTTGATGTTTCTTTAAATGGACTTGGACGTCGCGTAGAATTCCTCAATCGTATATTTGCATAATCAAATCGGCAACTTGTCTTTGAAGTTATAATATCCTCTCAAGAGTAAATTCAGCAAGATGTTGCAAAGTTGCATCACTTCATCTCTCGAGTTGATGTCCTGCACGGAAGTTGTACATGCACCTCTTTGCTTGGGCCTCATTTTAGCTTCTTCTTGTCCTCCAAATCTCTGATATCACTTGATGTTGTCTCGTCGGAAGCTACAGATTGGGAGAGCCAATAACACACTTCACCAATTACGTAACCGATAACATGAAcgtaaaagagaaagaaaatgcaAAGGGGAAAAGCTATTGCTTCTAGACTATAGTGAAACTTTCTTTGTTTCAAGGGGTTTAACATTTAAGGACATGGGAAAATTGCTACTTTTCAAACTATCAGAGGCAATAGAAGTTTGCTCAAAAAATCGATGGCAGACCCAAAAAGATATCCAAGAAGTTGCTGGCTGTAGACCAGAGTAAGCTGGAAGCTTCCAGAGAATTTGGAGCTATCAAGTTAGTTTCATGGTGACGAGATTTGGGATAGAGATAGATGCCATAGGTCGAGATTAGAGAAAGAACAGGGGCGATTGCAGAACACAGACAGCGATGAAATGAAGGCTTTCGATAACAGTCTTTCGATGACAGGTTTTCGATGAGAAAGGCATCACTTGTGATGTGCAGATCGGAAGAAAAAGAATAGGGATCGAGAAGATCAATGATAACTGGATCGAAGTGAAACAGCGCTATTGATTTGCgctagaaagaagaaagattgaTCGATTGAGAGATTTTGATATGATGCAATCCAATTTTCTAGAGTTATATGGGGGTAGAGCATTTCAAAGTTTCGATTTATACACTTATTGTGTCTACTAAAAGCTAATTTAATTCTCCATTCTTCTCTCTTGAACGGGCATAGTTCTCACATAtttaaagagaaaacaaaaccctaatgtCGTCTCAAGCCTCTAATCTATCAATCTTACAATTATGTAAGGGTAGTGAACAGACACAGACCTTTCAGTCGGGGTCTCAGTTCCCCCCTTTTGGTGTTTTGTATCCCTCTCTCTTTTTGAGGAGCATTATCTTCCTTCGCccttcccttctttcctctcACCACTTCTAGTAGTGATGTCCCAATCTTCTTGATGGTTGAGGGGATGGGGAAAACATGATTCTTTGTAGTCGCCACCTAAGATTGAGGATCTAGAAGCCTATTGGGGAGCCCAATTTTGATTAGGGGATCAAGCTTGGATTTGACTTCATATATGGTCTTCAGGAAAGGTACGGGGgtaggaaggtgttaagcacccgtCCCACCCAGTTAAACCTGTCTTTCAACAGATGATTAGATTTTAAATATTCTTCCCTAGATTTAACAGTCCTAAACCCACATGTATGATTATGTTCGAGTGATTATACTAGCATGCTTCACGCAATAAGTGTAAATAACAAAGTATTTATACtgctttattggtttttttttggtggtgggtGGAGAAATTTGCTGTTCTATGTGAAGTTTGGATGCTCATCTCGAGTAAATATCAGCATCGAATCCCATTAGGCAACATTGGAAAGGAAGCTTACGGCATGGTGGGAGACAAGTTCGAGGGGCATGGTGGCCCTGGACCAAGAATCCCTTGTAGGTGAAGAGGTCAATCTACTCGGTGCTACCATATTTTtctgctaaaataaaaataatagctTACAAAAGAGCCTTTAGATCTCtattccacctttggcatggccatcaactgaacaaaaacccaaaactagaaaaatagaataaattacATGAAACACTCGGTGCTACCACAATCTCCTTGAAGTTGTTGAATAATATGATGAGAAATTAATATCCTAACCTCATCTATGTTGCTTTCAGATTCAggttgttatttctttttctttggataAACTTGAGATTTCGGAGCTCTCCATCAAAGAAAAATCAGACAACCCATGTTGTCACGCTCAAATAAACTTGAGATTGCATAGCTATCCATCAAGGGTAAAGTTTTGAGAACGGGGACGAGGATGGGGGACTGGCCAGTGACAGACGCAGCCGGTTTGGGGTGATGGAGTTATTGTGACAAAGGGTTAATGAGGGACTTTTGAAATACTAGGGGAGGAGAGGTAGAACATTACTGGTAGGGGAGAATCAGGGACGAATTCTGAGTAGGAGACTTTGAGTTAATATAGGGTGAGTATAGGGAAATGATattaattgaaatttgaaatttaatctATATTAGATAATGATGAAgatcattataaaaataaaataaaaaaaataaaaaaataaaaagataatgatGTAGACAACATGTTCTTTAActtaaagaaaaatgatttaCATGTTGTTGATATTGTACATCTCTctcacaatctctctcttctctgacACTTCTCACCTCCTCACTATGTGAGGCTTCCGCACGTAAACAAAAATGTTAGATGCCAATATACTGGCAGTAGGTTGATAGATATGCAGAgccaaaaattctataggatGTATAATTCTATCAATAGGTCCTTAATCAATTTGTTCACTTCATGAAAAAAGTCTTGATTACAAACAGGTGCACTTCAAGACAACTAACTATGCTTATAATTGTAATTTCTACATTCATACATGTTCTATATTTGAGAAAAATTATTATACAAGATCGGGAACTTTCGTTAGAGGAGATCCAGCttgaataaaaaatcaaagcgAGCAAAGATCAGAATTCCCCTTATCTTGGGTATAATTTTCTTCCCTACTTATGAGCTATTTGGTGCAATGGCAAAGGATCAAGCTGGTGGAGCAAAAATGCGGCTTCGAGTTTGAGGGCAGCTGTTTACATGGAAAAATTGTTAAAGGTTAGGATCTCTTTTCACTAGAAACTTGTTTGTTGCTATCTGGGCTTGtatgaaatgaaataattacTTCCCATTCTGGTTCACAAATACTTTTCTAAGTtttagtattttaaaaaatatcattcGAAATGCCATTTCTTTGGTTGTGAGGCCAATAGAAAAATTTGATAACGGAATTTGCACCAGTTtgcagtcttcttttttttctcttccctacTTTACTCTctcagtcatttttttttttttggggggggtggttaAAAAGATATGTTaaagatgatttatttgatatGATCATGAGAGATTTTGATTTATAAGATCAATTACATTGGGCCAATTGTTGATTGGAGTGATATGGTCCACAAAATAGTTGATCTATTTAATGGCTATGACAGCAGCTGATGAGagtaaaatccaaaaaaataaataaattaaacttaggaaaaaaaaacaaacagaaaaacaaaaaaaataaaaaataaaaaataaaaaaataaaaaaataaaaaatttccaagaGGTGGTTCACTTTCTGAACCATAGTTCCTTCTCAAGAAAGGTCCAAAAACCCTAGTAAATATGAGTTGGAGTTATTGTTTGCATTTTTGACATATCATGGCCTATGCCACAAATTAAAGGGTGGTGAAGACCTGAGGTTATAAAATCTGTCTTTTATCTGTGGAAGCTTCCAAAAGCAAcgaaaagaagcaaagaaacaTAAGGTGAAGTTTCCAATTTTACAAAATGATCCCACACTATACATTAATTTCCTGATCCACCCATCAAcagaaacatcatcatcaatataaTAATCACCAGAAATATCAACTATCAGCATAAATAATCGTTTTTAAGAAACCACAGAAGAACGAGCAAGAAGAGATTCATCTGCCTGTGCAGCCATGGCTAGTTCAAACTGCCTTAGAGAGAGATTAGGGAGGGAGATCATTTCAGGAGCTTTGAGGTTATCCCAACCCTTCAAGGGGTTGGTGGTTTCAGAACCATCCCATCCTATATGTGTCACATGCTTCACATCTGTGGGAAACCCTATCTCCATCTCATGAATATCCATCTCTTCAACCTCATCTTTGTACACTAACATAATaaagatagaaagagaaaattaaagTGTAAGAAGAagtaagaataaataaatagaaaaattgaaTTCTTGTTTGGGTCTTCACAACATCAATCATGGAGGAATCAATTATCCCTTGGTTAGCCCCTTACCTAATATATGATGAGAGAAGCTCTTGAAACTCTTTATCAACCTCTGTAACCCGGCTGAGATGTTAGGCTTTGGAAGAGCCAGTagcaagttcttcattttgtcACCAGATATGCTCTCTCCTTCTTGTCCTCCTTTACAAGAATGCAAGTAGACTTAATAAGCCCACATAACAGAAATTAatgtacagagagagagagagagagagagagagagagagagagagagagagagagagagagagagagagagagagagcatactTGCTATAGATGGAATTGCTTCTAGTTTTGGTTTCTTAGTGTGGTTTGCACCTACAGCGACGCTTGATTCGGAGACACAGCCGATGGAGAAGGGAAGAACAACGTTTCTCTTCATCCGATCTCTCATATCTTCATGAACAGAACAGGGAATAAGAAATAGAAATGGAGGACCAACAAAATGGTTTGGGACTATGTGGTGGGTGGGTTAAGGTTAGGGGCTATGTCTATGTGAGCTCAAAAATGGTTTATAATATTTGATATAATTATTGCCTTTGTTGCCAAGTTAGAATGATTTTACGTATGAAAAAGTAGGATCCAGCCAagtttggtgtgtgtgtgtgtgtgtgtgtgagagagagagagagagagagagagagagagagagagagagagagattgcgtTACGAAGTGGGTTGAAGCTGTTAGTTGGTTAAACTGTCCAAATTTAAACTCCTTTTTGCTGAATACACGACCATTTAATAGGGCAGATTGCTACACTCTAATAAACTATACTTTCTCAATTATATAATGAGATGTGGGCTCATCAGTTTACTTGCAACTCTTGTAGACCAAGCTACCTTTTTGTCATTTTCCTGTGTCCTCTTGGTTTTTACTTAATTTAGACTCCTTCCAAAAATGAAACTTAACATGGGCTGTAGAGTAATTCACAAGGGATTTCACTTATTAAGATTCAAATTCTCTCATGGGATTGAGTATTTCTTGGTTTTCAAGAAGTGGGTAAGATAAGATAGTTAAGCATGCATGGATGGGGACTTAGAAGGTTGTTGATCTTCTAATGCAAACTGGTCAACAGATTTAGTACATTGAGGGGGTATTTTCCAATACTCTTCGGtagttatttgatttttcatttcttctcatttctttcTAGTTAGATTTGGTTTTGTGTAGTAAAAAGTTTGAAAGGGTTCTCTTTTGTGCTGTCTTTGTTTTGATGACTGAGGTATTCACATGCCTCATACAATTTGTCTCTTATCTCGGCAGACACGTGTAGTGAAAATTTAAGCCTTCATGGAACATGAATTGTGGAAGTTGTGTATACTCCGAGTGGCTGCCAAAAAGTAGGTAAGAGGGGAGCTAGAGACATTGCTTAAAACGGGTGCGGGGAGCCGATTAATGAGAAAAATGGCTGTTTCAAGGTATGATATGCCAGTAAAATAGTGGAACTTGAGCATGAGCCATGAGAGCAAAGACCAGTCTCTACTATGTGACGATGCCGTTATTCACCATATCCATTTTTCTCATGGGTGTGGGGATGGGAGATTTGATGCTCTATGCCATTtgttgtaaaaaataaaaatacaataaaataaaaaaattgaagagatTATGATATTCACCTCCCTAGTCACTTTGAAATCGCTTGATTGGTCGTTCAAATAAACTTTCAACAAAAGCTTTGAACTTTTGAAAGATGCCAGACACCtcaaatttataagaaaaaaaaaattctaaatgtACTACTTACCAAAATCATTAATGAAGTGCACACAACAGCGATGTCCATCAGTTGAAGGGATTGATGAGGGGCCCCACACATCACAGAATAATAAATCCAGAGGaccatttgatttggattcagacTTTTGAATAGGGAGCTTATGACTATTGCGTTGCTGACAGGCACTACATATAGAAAATTCCTTCTGAGTGTTGACAGGTTCATGAAACTTGGAGAGGATTTGCTGAACCACTCTGGGAGCTGGGTGCCCCAACCTGTTGTGCCACTGAGctatgcatgtgcactctccAACTAGAGCATGTGGACAGCCCATCCTTAGTTCCTCCTTTGTTGGGTATTATTTTAAggattatattttttaatgagaTAAGTTACAAGAAGTCCTATATAtacattaggggtgtcaattctaagcccgCACCGGTAGGTCCAATCGAACTTGATACGTTTATGGCCTGACTTGGACCGGCCCGATTAATGAACGTGTCTGGctcgtttattaaatgggcgtTTACGGTGTAGGTAGTTAGCCCGTTGGGCACCCATCGATCGAACCGacacatttatatgtccaaCTTGAACCAACTCGTTGTAGCTTGACCCAGTCCGActccctttaatactacataaaattcctattttgccactactattaagaaactaattaagtttttttaccttttgctttgtagtaggatttgatttaattaagcatTATTTTGTGAGTTGTAATGGATataatctcttcttttaaaaaaaaaagaacaatcataatctcatatcacttatcttttttattaaatatttgtgTCACATATTTATGGGCTTTCTATCCACTTAAGAatagaattttagggtaggcacatttagagcccatttagacttaaataggttcgTAGTCCGGTTAaagcccaattaaagcccgtttaaggaaacccgattaaagcccgacaccgacTGTCCCGATTACAAACCGTATCATGTCtcccaaagctaggcccgtttATTTAAAtgggcgttcacggtgcaaggcttcTAAGTGGTCAAGCCCTATTAGGcccgaccagttgacacccctaatatacATGATAGGAATCCACATATTGTTGGAAACTTCATCCTCTAAGAAGATGTATAAGAAAAGGTACATTGTGTTATCGCATGTGAGTTTGAGTTGTAATAGGtatctattatcacatgtgatagaCTTTGATAGCAATACTAACTCTTAGGTTGATAGAGGTTAATATCACACGTaacttacacac
The Macadamia integrifolia cultivar HAES 741 unplaced genomic scaffold, SCU_Mint_v3 scaffold_190A, whole genome shotgun sequence DNA segment above includes these coding regions:
- the LOC122071162 gene encoding CRIB domain-containing protein RIC4-like; translation: MRDRMKRNVVLPFSIGCVSESSVAVGANHTKKPKLEAIPSIARGQEGESISGDKMKNLLLALPKPNISAGLQRLIKSFKSFSHHILVYKDEVEEMDIHEMEIGFPTDVKHVTHIGWDGSETTNPLKGWDNLKAPEMISLPNLSLRQFELAMAAQADESLLARSSVVS